In Pantoea agglomerans, the genomic stretch GCGGCCGCCGTTCGGTTACGCACATAGCCGGACTGTTCGATCGCCTCGTTAACCCGCGCCACCGTGGCGGGCGAGATGCGGCCTTTGCCGGAGAGCACCAGCGAAACGGTGGTAACAGAGACGCCAGCCGCCTCGGCGACGTCGTTAATGGTAATTTTTTGCTGCGTCATAGTGCGCGCCTGGGGAGAGCTATTACGTGGCTCCATCATATAGGTAAAACGTTAAACCTGCCGAAAAAACTTAACCTCCCGGCGCTCACCTGGATTGTGACAGGCCGCTCAAAACGTAGTGGTAAAACGTTTTATCCTGAATTTCACCTAACCGCTGCCCGCTTTCTTTTCAGGAGAAAATATGTCCGCTTCACTTCCGCGTCTGACGCTCTGGGAGTTTTTTCAGAGCCTCGGCAAGACCTTTATGCTGCCCGTCGCCCTGCTTTCCTTTTGCGGCATTATGCTCGGCATCGGCAGTTCGCTCAGCAGCCGCGACGTGCTGACGCTGATCCCGCTGCTGGACCAGCCGCTGCTGCAGCATCTGTTTGTCTGGATGGCGACTACCGGCGCCTTCGCCTTTCGCTTTCTGCCGGTAATGTTCGCCATCGCCATACCGCTCGGCATGGCGCGCGAAAATAAAGGGGTCGCGGCCTTCGCCGGTTTTGTCGGCTACACGGTAATGAATCTCAGCACCAACTTCTGGCTCACCGTTAAAGGCATCTTGCCCAGCGGCGACGCGGCGCTGCTGAAGGCGAACAACGTGCAGTCGGTGCTGGGCATCCAGGCGATCGACACCGGCATCCTCGGCGCAGTAATCACGGGTGTGGTGGTGTTCTGGCTGCATGAGCGCTTCCACACTATCCGGCTGCCGGACGCGCTCGCCTTTTTCGGCGGCACGCGCTTTGTTCCCATTATCACCCTGCTGGTCACCGGCCTGCTCGGCCTGGTAGTGCCGCTGATATGGCCATTTTTCGCGCGCGGCATCGCGGCCCTTGGCTGGATGATTAACGGCGCGGGCGACCTTGGCCCGATGCTGTTCGGCACCGGCGAACGCCTGCTGCTGCCGTTTGGTTTGCAGCATATTCTGGTGGCGATTATTCGCTTTACCGACGCGGGCGGCACCCTGGAGGTGTGCGGCAAAAGCGTCAGCGGCGCGCTGACCATTTTCCAGGCGCAGCTTGCCTGCCCGGAAGTGAAAGGCTTCTCGGAAAGCGCCACCCGTTTTCTCTCGCAGGGCAAAATGCCCGCCTTCCTCGGCGGCCTGCCCGGCGCGGCGCTCGCCATCTACCACTGCGCGCGGCCGGAGAATCGCCACAAAATCAAGGGGCTGCTGATTTCCGGGGTGGTGGCCTGTGTGGTTGGCGGCACCACCGAGCCGATCGAGTTTCTGTTTCTGTTTGTCGCGCCGGCGCTCTATCTGCTGCACGCGCTGCTCACCGGGCTGGGCTTCACGCTGATGGCGGTGCTGGGGGTGACCATCGGCAATACCGACGGCAACATTATCGACTTTGTGGTATTTGGCATCCTGCACGGGCTCGCCACCAAATGGTACTGGGTGCCGGTCGCCGCCGCGCTGTGGTTTACGGGCTACTATGCGCTGTTCCGCTTTGCCATCACCCGCTTTAATATCGCTACGCCCGGGCGTGAAAAAGAGAGCGGCGTCGAGCAGCAGGTCAGCCGCGCCGGGGCAGGCAAGTCGGGCTATAACGCGCCCGCTATCCTCGACGCGCTGGGCGGCGTAGAGAATATTACCTCGCTGGATAACTGTCTGACCCGCCTGCGCCTGCGTATCGTCGATATGAGCAAAGTAAGCAACGCCGCGCTGAAGGCCAACGGCGCCATCGGCGTGGTGCATCTCAGCCCGGTCACGCTGCAGGTGGTGATTGGGCCGCAGGTGCAGTCGGTTAAGGAAGAGCTGGCGTCGCTGATGAATGTGACGGTGTAACGAATATGAGCGATCATTTTAACTTTAACCAGCCCATCGACCGACGCGGCAGCTACTGCACCCAGTGGGATTTTGTCGCCGACCGCTTCGGCGTGCCGGATCTGCTGCCCTTCACGATTTCCGATATGGATTTCGCCGTCGCGCCCGCTATCCGCGCGGCGCTGCAGCAGCGGCTCGACCACGGTGTGTTCGGCTACAGCCGCTGGCAGCATAACGACTTTCTCTCGGCGGTCTGCAACTGGATGCAGAGGCGATTTAACGCCACGCTGGATGCGCGCGCGCTGGTTTACGCGCCTTCGGTGATCTATATGGTGGCGCAGATGGTGCGGCTCTGGAGCGATCCGGGCGACGAAGTGCTGATCCATACGCCCGCCTATGACGCCTTTTATGCCTTGTTGACTGCCAGTCAACGGCGTGTCCTGACGCAGCCGCTGCAGCGCGACGGCCACGGCTGGCGCTGTGATATGCAGGCGCTGGCGCAGCAGCTGGCGCACCCCGGCTGCAAAGTGATGCTGCTCTGCAGCCCGCACAATCCCACCGGCAAGGTCTGGACGCGCGAGGAGCTGATGCAGATGGCGGCGCTCTGCGCGCGCTATCAGGTGCGCGTTATCAGCGATGAGATCCATATGGATATGGTTATGCCGGATGTTGTGCATTTGCCCTGGAGCGAGGTGGCGCGCAGCGACTGGGCGCTGTTCACCTCGGCATCAAAGAGCTTTAACGTGCCGGCGTTAACCGGCGCATGGGGGATTATTCCCGATGCCGGGGATCGCCAGGCGTTTTTGCGGCAGATAAAGGCGGCGGACGGCCTCTCTTCCCCTGCGGTTCTCGCCGTCGCGGCGCATATCGCCGCCTATCGCCACGGCGCGCCCTGGCTCGACGCGCTGCGCCGCTATTTGCAGGCGAATATGCAGTGGATAGCGGAGCGTCTTAACGGCGCCTTCCCGCAGCTGAGCTGGCAGCCGCCGCAGGCGACCTACCTGGCGTGGATCGATCTCAACCCGCTCGGCGTCGACGAGGCGGCGCTGCAGCAACAGCTTATCCATCAGCAGAAAGTGGCGATGATGCCCGGCTCCACCTACGGCGAAGCGGGCCGTGGCTATTTGCGCCTTAACGCCGGCTGTCCGCGCAGCAAGCTGGAGGAAGGCGTCAGCCGCCTGATCGCGGCGCTGCACGCGCTCGGCGTCTGACATCGGGCGGTGAATCGCCGCCCTTTCGCTTACTATCCCAGCAGTTGCGGCGTGGGTTGCGCAAAGGACTCGCTATGTTGCGCAAGATGTTTCTATAATGGTCTGCACTTTTATTCCTGTCAGAGAGTGCAGCATGTTCGATTCCAGCCTTCCCGTTACCGATATCCATCGCCATCTTGACGGCAACATCCGCGCGCAAACCATTCTGGATTTAGGCCGCCAGTTTAACCTTGCCCTGCCCGCCACCACCCTGGAAGCGCTGCGTCCCCACGTTCAGGTCGTGGAGAACCAGCCCGATCTGGTGAGCTTCCTGAATAAGCTCGACTGGGGCGTCAAAGTGCTGGGCGATCTCGACGCCTGCCGCCGCATTGCGCTGGAGAACGTTGAAGATGCGGCGCGCGCCGGCATTCACTACGCCGAACTGCGCTTTTCGCCGGGCTATATGGCGATGAACCATAACCTGCCGGTGGCGGGCGTGGTGGAAGCGGTTATCGACGGGATTAAGGCGGGCTGCCAGAAATATAACGTCGACGTGCGCCTGATCGGCATTATGAGCCGCACCTTCGGCGACGAAGCCTGCCTGCGCGAGCTGGAAGGCTTGCTGGCGCACCGCGATCACATCACCGCTGTCGATCTGGCGGGCGACGAGCTGGGCTTTCCCGGCAGCGAGTTTCTGAGCCACTTTACCCGGGCGCGCGACGCCGGCTTCCGCGTGACGGTGCATGCGGGCGAAGCGGCCGGCCCGGAGAGCATCTGGCAGGCGATCCGCGAGCTGGGCGCCGAGCGCATCGGCCACGGCGTGAAAGCGATTGAAGATCGCGCGCTAATGGACTTTCTCGCCGAGCACCGCATCGGCATCGAGTCCTGCCTGACCTCCAATATCCAGACCAGCACCGTCTCCTCGCTGGCGCACCACCCGCTGAAGCAGTTTCTGGAGCACGGCATCCTGGCGACGCTAAACACCGACGATCCGGCGGTTCAGGGTATTGAGCTGGCGCACGAGTATCAGCACGCCGCGCCCGCTGCCGGGCTGAGCGCCGCGCAGATCCGCCAGGCGCAGGAGAATGGCCTGACCATCGCCTTCCTGAGCGACGCCGAGAAAACCGCTATCCGCAATAAAGTGCAGGCGTAAAAAAGGCCGCGGATGCGGCCTTTGTGAGTAAGTAATGTGCTGACAAGGCACCTCATCTCTGAGGTGCCCCGTCGCCGGGCCAGCGCTTTACTCTTTGGCCAGGTTATCCGCGTTTTACGTTTCCAGCGGGCTGAGATCGGGCAACGGCGTGAACAGCGCCGTTAACCTTTGCCGGTTACTTCAGCGAGAGCGTCTGGCGCTTCTCTGCCGACTGCAGCCCCAGCTCGATCAGCTCCATCACCTGAATCGCCTCTTCCGCCGTCACCGGGTTGCTGCCGCGTCCGCTAATCGCGTCGCGCACTGCCGCATAGTAGGCGGGATAGTTGCCCGGCTGCGTCATCAGCGTCTCTTCCTTGACCCCTTCGCCGTCGGCCAGCGTCAGGACGCCGTCGCGCATATCGTAGCCCCACTCTTCGCCCGGCGGAAAATCGCCCGCCTTCAGCCGATCTTCCTGCGGGTCGAGACCATATTTCACGTAGCTGCCGCGCAGGCCGTGCACCACGTAACGCGGTGACTCCGCCGCCACCAGCATGCTGGCGTGCAGCACCACGCGGCGCTGCGGATAGGTCAGCGTGGCGTGGAAGTAGTCGGTGGTCTGCGCCCCTGGGCGCATCTCCGCCATATCGACGTTAATGGCCACCGGCGCGCCAAACAGCTGCAGCGCCTGATCGAGCAGGTGCGGCCCCAGATCGTACCAGATGCCGCTACCGGCACCTTTCATCTCGCGCCAGCGCTGACGGACTTCCGGGCGGAAACGGTCGAAGTGCGATTCAAAATAGCGCACCTCACCCAGCGTGCCCTCATTCAGCAGCTGCTTAAGCGTCAGGAAGTCGCTGTCCCAGCGGCGGTTGTGGAACACCGAGAGCAGCAGGCCTTTAGCCTTCGCCAGCGCCTCCAGCTCGCGCGCCTGTGACAACGTCACGGTAAAGGGTTTATCCACCACCACATGCTTACCGGCGTTCAGCGCCGCCTTGGCCAGCGGAAAGTGGGTATCGTTGGGCGTCGGGATCACGATCAGCTGCAGCGACGGGTCCTCTAACAGCGCCTGAGGATCGGCCACCACTTTTACCTGCGGCCAGTCGGCGTGCACTTTCGCTTCGTCGCTACTGGAGATAGCGGCCAGCTCGACGTCCGGCGTGCCCGCAATCAGCGGCGCGTGAAACGTCTTGCTCGCAAAGCCGTATCCCATCAATCCAACACGAAGTTTATCGCTCATTATTACTCCTCTTATTCGTATACCCGACTGATTTAAGACCATAGCATCGGTTAGAACAAGCAGGATTCTCCCGAAAAATCAGGATATAGCACGCTGCGCCATCGGCCAGGGCGTTTCGGCAAGCAGGCTATCCTGCGCATCCTGATTGCGACGACGAAAATCGCTGGGGCTGACGCCGACCCGCTTGCGGAACACGCGTGAGAAGTAGAGCTGGTCGTCGTAACCCACTTCGCGCCCGACGCTGGCGATCGGCTCCTGCGTGGTTTGCAGCAGCAGCTTGGCGCGGATCACGCGCTGGTCCTCGCGCCAGCGCAGCAGGTTAACGCCCATCTGCTCGCGGAACAGGTGGGCCAGCCGCGACGGCGACAGGCAGACGTGGCGCGCCACCTCTTCAATTTTGACTTCACTGGCGAGATGGTTGGTGACGTACTGGCAGGCTTCGATAATGCGCGGATCGCGCACCTGCTGATGGCTGCGCGGATCCTCCTCTACCGCGCGCAGCAGCAGGCGCTCCAGCAGGTTCATCGCCAGCTCCTCGGCGAAACGGCGGCCGGAGTTATGGGTCTGCTCGATGCTGGCGAACAGCCGGTCGAACTCGGCGCGCAGCGTTTCGTTGAGATGGAGCCGCCCGACGCCTTCGCGCGCGTCCTGCCACTGCAGCCAGTCGTTCCAGTAGGCGCGCGGACGGAAGTAGACCCAGCGGTGATGCCATTCCGGGCTGTCGGAGGCGCGCCCGTAATAGTGCGGCGTTTTCGGCTGGAACAGCAGCATATCGCCCGGCAGGCAGTCAAAGCCGTTTTCACCGTCGAATACGCGGCCTTTGCCTTTAATAGTGAGGTTGAGAATAAAGCCTTTCATGCCGTGCGGGCGGTCAATAAAGAAATCGAGCGGCCCGTCGGCCGTGATTGGCGTCAGCCCGGCCACCAGCCAGGCGTTGAAGGGATAACCGGGCAACAGAGGATTTTGCTGCGCCGCTGTGGATTCACGGTGGTACATAACGTCCTCACTCAGTCAGGATTAAGCCGCGCGCGGCGCCAGGGCGCCGCGTCTTTGTGCCGTCAGGCTTTATGCTTTTGTTTATAGCGGTCGAAAATCACCGCAGCTAACAGTATCAGACCACGCACTACGTACTGTGAGAATGGCGAGATATTCAGTAAATTCATCGCATTCTCTACGGTGCCGAGGATCAGGACGCCTGCAACCACGTAGGAGATTTTGCCGATGCCGCCCTTCAGCGAGACGCCGCCCAGCACGCAGGCGGAGATCACCACCAGCTCGTAGCCCAGCGACGTCATTGGCTGGCCGCTGGTCATGCGCGAGGCGAGAATAATGCCCGCCGCCGCCGACACCAGGCCGGAGAGAATAAAGATGATGATGCGGGTGCGCACCACCGGCACGCCCGCCAGCCGCGCCGCCTCTTCGTTGCCGCCGATCGCCAGCGTGTTGCGACCAAAGGTGGTTTTGTTAAGCAGGAAGCCGAAAATCAGCATGGTGGCGATAGTGAGCCAGATCGGCGCGGGCACGCCGAGCCAGTTGGCGAAGCCGAGGGTAAAGAAGCGCTCATCTTCGATGCCGACCGCCTTGCCGTCGGAGAAGATATAGGCCAGGCCGCGCACGATTTGCATCGTCGCCAGCGTGGTGATCAGGGCGTTGATTTTCAGGCGCGCAATCACAAAGCCGTTAATAAAGCCGGTGGCGACGCCGATCAGCAGGCCGGCAAAAACGCCGATCCACAGGCTCTCGGTCATATTGATCACCACCGCAGTAACCACCCCCGCGCAGGCGATCACCGAGGCGACCGACAGGTCGAAATCGCCGGAAGCGAGGCAGAACAGCATGCCGCACGCCACCATTCCCGACATCGACATCGCCAGGCCCAGCCCTTTCATATTAATAAAGGAGCCGAAGTTAGGCACGAACACGGCGCAGGCGACAAACAGCAGCGCAAACACCACCAGCATGCCGAAGTTATCCCAGATACGCCCAAAGCGCATGCCGCTGCGCTGCTGCACCGGCGGCGTACCTGAAGTTGTGGATGAAGACATAATTTTTTCCTCTGTCAGGCCACGGCGGCCGCTTGGGTGGTTTTAGGCATCGCCAGGCTCAGCGTCTGCTGCTCCGTGGCGGCGTCATGCAGCAGTTCGCCGGCGATAGCGCCTTCGCGCATCACCACGATGCGGTCGGCCAGGCCCATCACTTCCGGCAGGTCGCTGGAGGCGAACAGCACCGCAATGCCTTTGCTCGCCAGCTGATAGATCAGGTTGTAGATCTCATGTTTCGCGCCGACGTCGATGCCGCGCGTCGGCTCGTCCAGCAGGATCACCTTCATCTCTTCCGACAACCAGCGGCCGAGAATCGCCTTCTGCTGGTTGCCGCCCGAGAGGTTCATAATCAGCTGCTCGGCGTGAGGCGTTTTAATATTGAGCGAGCGGATATGGCTGTCGGCGTTGCGGGTCTCCCACTGATTTTTAATCAGGCAGCCGGCGGTCAGATTATGACGGCGCGCGCTGATATTGATGTTGTCGCGCACCGAGTGAACAGGAATGATCCCCTCGGCTTTGCGGTCTTCCGGGCAGAGCATCACGCCGGCACGAATAGCGTCGATTGGCTCGCGCAGCTTCAGCACCTCGCCATCCAGCAGAATGCGCCCGCCGCGCAGCCGGGTCGCGCCGAAGATGCCCTTCATCAGCTCGCTGCGTCCGGCACCCACCAGCCCAAACAGGCCGACGATTTCACCGGCGCGCACCTCAAGCGAGATGGGCTCGCGCACCCCTTTCGCCTCGACCTTCTCCAGCACCAGCCGCACCGGCCCGTGCGGACGCGGCGTATAGCCGTAGATATCGCCGAGGTTGCGTCCCACCATCGCCTGCACCAGATCGTCATGATGGGTATTGGCCATATCGGTAAAGGTGCGCACGTAGCGGCCATCTTTAAAGACGGTAATGGCGTCGCTGAGCGCAAAGATCTCTTCCATGCGGTGCGACACGTAGAGCACTACCCGGCCCTCTGCGCGCAGCTGGCGGATAACGCGGAACAGGTTCTCGATTTCGCGCGCCGACAGCGAGCTGGTTGGCTCGTCAAACGCGATAATGCGCGCGTTGCGCGCCAGCGCCTTGGCGATCTCCACCATCTGCCACTGGCCGAGAGAGAGATATTTCAGCGGCATATCGGGATCAATATCCATGCCGAGATTTTTCAGCTGCAGCCCCGCTTCGTAGCGCAGCAGCTTGCGGTTCACCAGGCCGCGCTTGTGCGGGATCTGACCGAGGTAGATGTTCTCCGCCACGCTCATCTCCGGCACCAGATGCAGCTCCTGATAGATAATGGCGACGCCAGCATCCAGCGCCTCGCTGGTGTGCTGAAAACTGACCGGCTCGCCTTTAATGCGGATTTCACCGCCGCTGGGCTGATAGCTGCCGCTGAGAATTTTCAGCAGCGTCGATTTGCCCGCGCCGTTCTCGCCCATCAGGGCGTGTACTTCGCCGCCGCGACAGTCAAACGAGATATCCTGCAGCGCTTTAACGCCGGGAAAGGTCTTGCTGATGCCATGAAACGACAGAAAGGTTGGCTCGCTATTCATGGTAACTCCTCTGGTTTACCGTAGAGGTGCCGTCGCGCAGGCGACGGCACGGTACGCGGGTTTACATCAACCCTTTCTTCGCCAGTTCGGTTTTGAAGTTGTCGCGGGTAATCAGCACGACGTCGGTGACTTCGGTGAATTTCGGCGGCTCCGCCCCTTTGCTCACCCACTCATAGAGCATCTGGCTGCTCTTGTAGCCGTGGACGTCAGGGCTGGGCAGCAGCGAGCCGTAGAAGCCGGTCGCTTTGTCTTTCGACAGTTCGCTGATGGCGTCGACGCCGTTGATGCCGATGCCGATCACGTCCGCCGCCTTAAAGCCCTGGCCTTCGGTGGCGCGCACGCCGCCCAGCACGGTGTTGTCGTTCATGCCAACGATGAGCCAGTGTTTCACTTCCGGATGCTGCACCAGCAGCGAGTTGCCGGCGTCAAACGCGCCAGGGATATCGTTGGATTTGGTCGGCACCTGATAGATCTGCGCCGCCGGGAAGCCGGCCGCTTTCAGCGCATCCATCGAGCCGCCGGTGCGGCGACGCGCGGTATCCAGCTCGTTAGCGGTAATCGCCATCACGCCGGTCTCTTTGACGTTCCAGCCGCGCTTCTGCATCTCTTTATAGAGCTCCTGTCCCTGACGCTCGCCGATTTTGGTGGCGGCCATCATTACCAGCGGTACGCTATCCATCGGCTTGCCTTTGGCGTTAACGAACTGGTCGTCGACGGCGATCACCTTCAGATCGTAGCCGCGCGCCTTGGCGACGATAGCGGAGCCGAGTTTGGGGTCAGGGGTACAGATCACGAAGCCCTTCGCGCCGCTGGCGGCCAGGCTGTCGATGGCGTTAAGGGTCTTTTCGCCGTCGGGAATGGCGATTTTGATCACTTCAAAGCCTAAATCCTTGCCGGCTTTGTCCGCGAATTTCCATTCGGTCTGGAACCAGGGTTCTTCAGGCTGCTTGACAAGAAAACCCAGCTTCATGGTTTCGGCGATAGCGGAATGTGACATAACCGCTGCCAGGCCGATGGCCGCGAACGCTTTAGTGAATTTATGCATGATGCTCTCCGGAGCCAGGGTGTTTTTCCCTGCTGTTAACGAATCGGTGTAAACGCTACCAGTCAGTTTTCTTTTTTGGGTACAGATGAAAATCAGCGCGTTAGACCGGCGAATGAGTAAAGCCTGTGCAAACGCTGGGCTAGTTGTAGCGGGAAAGACGATGAAAAATGTAGAGCGGTATCACACCCTGAAATCACGGCAAAATGTTCCATATATTCAGCAATTTTAACCGACCGGCAACTTTTGTCGGCGATCACAAAATCGCTGCCCATGACAGAAAAGTGCATATTCTCAGCCATCGGGGAATAACGTTTCCTGCGCCGCCGTCACAGGATAAGGGACGATTATTCATAACAGGAGATAAGCGATGCGTGCTGGAGCCATCACTCTGGGCCTCGACTTTGGCAGTGATTCGGTACGTGCGCTGGCGGTTGACTGCGACAGCGGCAGCGAGCTGAAGAGCGCCGTAGTGAACTATTCGCGCTGGCAACAGGGTATGTACAGCGATCCCCATACCAACCGCTTTCGTCACCATCCGCTGGACTATATCGAGGCGATGGAGCAGGCATTGCTGGGGGTGCTCGACGCGCTGACGCCGGATCAACGTGACAGCGTCACGGGTATCGGCGTTGATACCACCGGCTCGACGCCCGCCCCCATTGACCGCGACGGCAATGTGCTGGCGCTGCGTCCCGACTTCGCCGACAACCCCAACGCCATGTTTGTGCTGTGGAAAGATCACACCGCTATTGAAGAGGCGGAAGCCATTAACCAGCTCTGCCGCAGCGGGCGCTTTACCGACTACAGCCGCTATATTGGCGGGATCTACTCCTCTGAATGGTTCTGGGCAAAAATTCTGCACGTCTCTCGCGCTGACGCCGCGGTGCGCGACGCAGCCGTATCATGGGTCGAGCTGTGCGACTGGGTGCCGGCGCTGCTGAGCGGCACCACCGCGCCCGCCAGCCTGCGGCGCAGCCGCTGCGCCGCCGGGCATAAGGCACTGTGGCATCCCGACTGGCAGGGTTTGCCCGACCCCGACTTCCTTAACGCGCTCGATCCGCTGCTGACGCAGCAGCTCGACTCACCGCTGTTTAGCGACACCTGGACCGCCGATATTCCGGTCGGCACGCTGAGCGCCGAATGGGCGCAGCGACTTGGCCTGCACCAACCCGTCACTATCGCCGGCGGCGCGTTCGACTGCCATATGGGTGCCGTCGGCGCAGGCGCACAGCCCTATACGCTGGTCAAGGTGATCGGCACCTCAACCTGCGACATTCTGATCGCCGATGCAGATCAGGTGGGCGATCGCGCCATCAAAGGCATCTGCGGCCAGGTCGACGGCAGCGTTATGCCGGGCGCTATCGGCTGTGAGGCGGGCCAGTCTGCATTCGGTGATATTTACGCCTGGTTCAGCCGCCTGCTCGGCTGGCCGCTGCAGCAGGCGGCAGCGCAGCACCCTGAGCTACAGCCGCAGCTGGCTGAACTGCAGCGCAGCCTGATCCGCCAGCTTACCGAAGCCTGGGCCGCCGATCCGCAGCTGGATCACCTGCCGGTGGTGCTCGACTGGTTCAACGGACGCCGTACCCCCAACGCTAACCAGCGCCTGAAAGGCGTGATCACCGATCTCAATCTCGGCACCGACGCCCCCGCGCTGTTCGGCGGCCTGATCGCCGCCACCGCCTTCGGCGCGCGCGCCATTATGGAGTGCTTCGAACAGCAGCAGATCCCGGTGGAGAACATCCTGACGCTGGGCGGCATCGCGCGCAAATCGCCCGCCATTATGCAGGCGTGCTGCGACGTGATGAACCGCCCGCTGGACATCGTCGCCTCGGATGAGTGCTGCGCGTTAGGCGCGGCGATCTTCGCTGCCGTTGCCGCGGGCGTTTACCCCTCGGTGCCTGAGGCGCAAAAAGCCATGGCCAGCCCTATTGCCGTCACGTTACAGCCCGACGCCACGCGTGTCGCGCGCTATCAGCAGCTTTACGAACGTTATCAATTCTGGTGCGCGGCGGCTGAGCCGCAGTATGCGTCGCGCCCCGCCAACGCTAATTGAGGAGTGGTTTTATGGATCAGTACAACGCGCACAGCGTATGGTTTGTGATCGGCACCCAGCATCTTTACGGCGCGGAGACCCTGCGTCAGGTGGAAGAGCACGCGCGCCAGGTGGTTGAAGGGCTGAACGCCTCTTCCACCTTGCCGCTAAAGCTTATCGCCAAACCGCTGGTGAAATCGCCGGATGAAGCGCTGGCGCTCTGCCGCGACGCCAGCCATGACGACAGCTGCGTCGGCATCATCACCTGGCTGCACACCTTCTCGCCCGCCAAAATGTGGATCGGCGGGCTCAGCGTGCTCAACAAGCCGCTGCTGCAGTTCCATACCCAGTTCAACGCGGAGATCCCGTGGGACGGCATCGATATGGACTTTATGAACCTCAACCAGACCGCGCACGGCGGCCGCGAGTTCGGCTTTATCGGCGCGCGCATGGGGCTGCAGCACAGCGTGATCACCGGCCACTGGCAGGATGCGGCGAGCCAGCAGCGCATCGGCAACTGGATGCGCGCCGCCTTCGCGAAGCAGAGCAGCCAGCAGCTGAAGGTGGCGCGCTTCGGCGACAATATGCGCGAAGTGGCGGTGACCGAAGGGGATAAAGTCGCGGCGCAGATCCAGTTCGGCTACGCGGTCAACGGCTGGGGCGTCGGCGATCTGGTCGAGGTGATTAATCAGGTAAGCGACGGCGAGGTTAACGCGCTGATCGATGAGTATGAAAGCCTCTACCGCTTTAGCGACGTGGCGGCCAGCGGCGGCGAGAAGCGCCAGAACGTGCTCGACGCGGCGCGTATCGAGATCGGCATCAAGCGCTTCCTTGACGACGAAGGCTGTAAAGCCTTTACCACCAACTTCCAGACGCTGCACGGCATGACGCAGCTTCCCGGTCTGGCGGTGCAGCGCCTGATGGGCCAGGGCTACGGTTTCGCCGGCGAAGGCGACTGGAAAACCGCTGCGCTGCTGCGCATTTTCAAAGTGCTGGCAGGGGATCGCCCCGGCGGCACCTCCTTTATGGAGGATTACACCTACCACTTCTCGCCCGGCAACGATCTGGTATTAGGCTCGCATATGCTGGAAGTCTGCCCCTCTATCGCCAAAGAGGAGAAGCCGCTGATCGATGTGCAGTTCCTCGGCATCGGCGGCAAAGCCGATCCGGCGCGCCTGATTTTCTCTACGCCAGCCGGTCGCGCGATCAACGCCAGCGTGATTGATATGGGCGACCGTTTCCGCCTGCTGGTGAACGTGGTGGATGCGATTGAGCAGCCGAAGCCGCTGCCGAAGCTGCCGGTCGCGCGCGCGCTGTGGCGCGCCCAGCCGTCGCTGGCCACCGCGTCGGAGGCCTGGATTCTGGGCGGCGGCGCGCACCATACGGTGTTCAGCCAGGCGCTGACGCTGGAGGATATGTATCTCTACGGCGAGATGAACGATATTGAAGTGCTGGTAATTGACGAGCATACGCGGCTGCCGGCGTTCAAGGACGCGCTGCGCTGGAACGAGGTGTATTACCGCTCGAAACGCTAGGCTGTGGTTTGAGAGAGATACGCGCCGACTTTTACAGTTGGCGTTTTCTTTTTCAGGCCCAAGCTGCCCGGTAGGGAAGATGGGCAGTTCTGTGAAGTCGGTTTAAAAACATTCGTGGAGCCTCGGCCTCGCCTTACTCGTCCTGTCCTGGAATCGCCCGCAAGC encodes the following:
- the araA gene encoding L-arabinose isomerase is translated as MDQYNAHSVWFVIGTQHLYGAETLRQVEEHARQVVEGLNASSTLPLKLIAKPLVKSPDEALALCRDASHDDSCVGIITWLHTFSPAKMWIGGLSVLNKPLLQFHTQFNAEIPWDGIDMDFMNLNQTAHGGREFGFIGARMGLQHSVITGHWQDAASQQRIGNWMRAAFAKQSSQQLKVARFGDNMREVAVTEGDKVAAQIQFGYAVNGWGVGDLVEVINQVSDGEVNALIDEYESLYRFSDVAASGGEKRQNVLDAARIEIGIKRFLDDEGCKAFTTNFQTLHGMTQLPGLAVQRLMGQGYGFAGEGDWKTAALLRIFKVLAGDRPGGTSFMEDYTYHFSPGNDLVLGSHMLEVCPSIAKEEKPLIDVQFLGIGGKADPARLIFSTPAGRAINASVIDMGDRFRLLVNVVDAIEQPKPLPKLPVARALWRAQPSLATASEAWILGGGAHHTVFSQALTLEDMYLYGEMNDIEVLVIDEHTRLPAFKDALRWNEVYYRSKR